The Zingiber officinale cultivar Zhangliang chromosome 10A, Zo_v1.1, whole genome shotgun sequence genome contains a region encoding:
- the LOC122027123 gene encoding transcription factor UNE12-like isoform X2, whose translation MVGQAPEGLGDDFLEQILAMPSSYAVGDEASLAAGMVLHRSSAEGHSVSGSVAEFPLGLSLEQGSSSGKRLREGLDAKPAFHGQVKQGGVAAQSAVPQPPAPRPKVRARRGQATDPHSIAERQRRERIAERLKSLQELVPNTNKTDKAAMLDEILDYVKFLRLQVKVLSMSRLGGAGAVAQLVAEIPVPVEGETSESGNRQQIWEKWSTDGTERQVAKLMEEDIGAAMQFLQSKALCMMPISLAMAIYDTQQQSECNTIKPEPRSPQ comes from the exons ATGGTGGGCCAGGCGCCGGAGGGCTTGGGAGACGATTTCTTGGAGCAGATCCTGGCCATGCCCTCGTCCTATGCCGTCGGGGACGAGGCCTCGCTTGCTGCTGGGATGGTCCTTCACCGGAGTTCCGCAGAAGGCCACTCAGTCAGCGGAAGTGTGGCGGAGTTTCCCTTGGGGCTTAGCTTGGAGCAGGGTTCTTCGTCCGGGAAGAGGCTTCGCGAGGGGCTTGACGCCAAGCCG GCTTTTCATGGTCAAGTCAAACAAGGTGGAGTTGCTGCACAGTCTGCAGTTCCACAACCTCCAGCCCCACGACCAAAAGTACGGGCACGGCGAGGCCAAGCCACAGATCCTCATAGCATTGCTGAGCGG CAACGGAGAGAAAGAATAGCAGAACGGCTAAAATCTTTGCAGGAATTGGTTCCCAATACTAATAAG ACTGATAAAGCAGCTATGCTTGATGAGATTCTAGACTATGTTAAGTTTTTGAGGCTTCAAGTGAAG GTCCTCAGCATGAGCAGACTGGGTGGTGCTGGTGCTGTTGCACAGCTTGTAGCTGAAATCCCTGTGCCAGTGGAG GGGGAAACTAGTGAGAGTGGGAACAGACAACAAATTTGGGAGAAATGGTCCACGGATGGCACAGAAAGGCAAGTAGCAAAGCTCATGGAAGAAGATATTGGAGCTGCCATGCAATTCCTCCAGTCCAAAGCCCTCTGCATGATGCCAATCTCACTTGCCATGGCCATCTATGATACCCAACAACAGTCTGAATGCAACACAATCAAACCTGAACCAAGAAGCCCCCAATAA
- the LOC122027123 gene encoding transcription factor UNE12-like isoform X1 has translation MVGQAPEGLGDDFLEQILAMPSSYAVGDEASLAAGMVLHRSSAEGHSVSGSVAEFPLGLSLEQGSSSGKRLREGLDAKPERASMQLAGSLPPGFGQLHPHQIQANPPPQAFHGQVKQGGVAAQSAVPQPPAPRPKVRARRGQATDPHSIAERQRRERIAERLKSLQELVPNTNKTDKAAMLDEILDYVKFLRLQVKVLSMSRLGGAGAVAQLVAEIPVPVEGETSESGNRQQIWEKWSTDGTERQVAKLMEEDIGAAMQFLQSKALCMMPISLAMAIYDTQQQSECNTIKPEPRSPQ, from the exons ATGGTGGGCCAGGCGCCGGAGGGCTTGGGAGACGATTTCTTGGAGCAGATCCTGGCCATGCCCTCGTCCTATGCCGTCGGGGACGAGGCCTCGCTTGCTGCTGGGATGGTCCTTCACCGGAGTTCCGCAGAAGGCCACTCAGTCAGCGGAAGTGTGGCGGAGTTTCCCTTGGGGCTTAGCTTGGAGCAGGGTTCTTCGTCCGGGAAGAGGCTTCGCGAGGGGCTTGACGCCAAGCCG GAGAGAGCCTCGATGCAGCTGGCGGGATCGCTTCCACCAGGGTTCGGTCAACTCCACCCTCATCAAATTCAGGCTAATCCTCCACCACAG GCTTTTCATGGTCAAGTCAAACAAGGTGGAGTTGCTGCACAGTCTGCAGTTCCACAACCTCCAGCCCCACGACCAAAAGTACGGGCACGGCGAGGCCAAGCCACAGATCCTCATAGCATTGCTGAGCGG CAACGGAGAGAAAGAATAGCAGAACGGCTAAAATCTTTGCAGGAATTGGTTCCCAATACTAATAAG ACTGATAAAGCAGCTATGCTTGATGAGATTCTAGACTATGTTAAGTTTTTGAGGCTTCAAGTGAAG GTCCTCAGCATGAGCAGACTGGGTGGTGCTGGTGCTGTTGCACAGCTTGTAGCTGAAATCCCTGTGCCAGTGGAG GGGGAAACTAGTGAGAGTGGGAACAGACAACAAATTTGGGAGAAATGGTCCACGGATGGCACAGAAAGGCAAGTAGCAAAGCTCATGGAAGAAGATATTGGAGCTGCCATGCAATTCCTCCAGTCCAAAGCCCTCTGCATGATGCCAATCTCACTTGCCATGGCCATCTATGATACCCAACAACAGTCTGAATGCAACACAATCAAACCTGAACCAAGAAGCCCCCAATAA
- the LOC122027366 gene encoding serine/threonine protein phosphatase 2A 57 kDa regulatory subunit B' beta isoform-like, with protein MLNRFMKFGGRKPPKPEVEEPPAVTVNHASRATAAAPAPPSPSPAAAPASPNIEVLPPFGEVAVGERQSLFLRKLQLCAVVFDFSDTLSLRCARERETKRRAFQELVDFVQSGSGRLSEQVQEELVRTVGANIFRCLPPAAHENTGGDASADPEEENVFLDPAWPHLQLAYELLLRYVISTDTDTKIAKRFINHSFVLRLLDLFDSEDPREREYLKTILHRIYGKFMVHRPFIRKAISNVFYRFIFETERHNGIGELLEILGSIINGFAMPMKEEHKLFLVRALIPLHKTKAVGVYHQQLAYCTTQFVEKDYKLADTVIRGLLKFWPVTNCQKEVLFLGQLEEVLEATQPTEFQRIMVPLFKRISRCLNSSHFQVAERALYFWNNDHIVNLIAQNRSVILPIIFEALEKNLKSHWNQVINGLTANVRKMFEDMDGNLFAQCQEKYIEEEAKANALKEQRELAWRQLEAKANAAGEKMILVN; from the exons ATGTTGAATCGGTTTATGAAGTTTGGCGGCCGGAAGCCCCCTAAGCCTGAAGTGGAGGAGCCCCCTGCGGTGACCGTCAATCACGCCTCTCGGGCCACCGCCGCCGCACCAGCTCCTCCATCGCCATCCCCTGCTGCAGCCCCCGCCAGCCCGAATATCGAGGTTCTCCCGCCTTTCGGCGAGGTCGCCGTCGGGGAGCGGCAATCCCTCTTCCTCCGCAAGCTCCAGCTTTGCGCCGTAGTCTTCGACTTCTCCGACACCCTCTCCCTCCGCTGCGCCCGCGAGCGGGAGACGAAGCGACGGGCGTTCCAGGAGCTCGTCGACTTTGTCCAGTCAGGCTCCGGGCGCCTCTCCGAGCAAGTCCAGGAGGAGCTCGTCCGCACCGTCGGCGCCAACATCTTCCGATGCCTCCCCCCGGCCGCCCACGAGAACACTGGCGGCGATGCCTCCGCCGATCCGGAGGAGGAGAATGTCTTCCTCGATCCCGCCTGGCCGCATCTCCAGCTCGCCTACGAGCTCCTCCTCCGCTACGTCATCTCTACTGACACCGACACCAAGATCGCCAAGCGCTTCATCAACCACTCCTTCGTGCTCCGGCTTCTCGACCTCTTCGACTCCGAGGACCCCCGCGAGCGCGAGTACCTCAAGACCATCCTCCACCGCATCTACGGCAAGTTCATGGTCCACCGCCCCTTCATCCGCAAGGCTATAAGCAACGTCTTCTACCGGTTCATCTTCGAGACGGAGAGGCACAACGGCATAGGAGAGCTTCTGGAGATTCTCGGGAGCATCATCAATGGCTTCGCCATGCCCATGAAAGAGGAGCACAAGTTGTTCCTGGTGCGGGCGCTCATCCCGCTGCACAAGACGAAGGCGGTGGGCGTTTACCACCAGCAGCTGGCCTACTGCACGACCCAGTTCGTGGAGAAGGACTACAAGCTCGCAGACACCGTGATTCGAGGTTTGTTGAAGTTCTGGCCAGTGACCAACTGCCAGAAGGAGGTTCTGTTTCTGGGCCAGTTGGAGGAGGTGTTGGAGGCAACACAACCCACAGAGTTCCAGAGGATCATGGTTCCATTGTTCAAGAGGATCTCACGCTGCCTCAACAGCTCTCACTTCCAG GTTGCTGAACGGGCTCTGTATTTCTGGAATAACGATCATATCGTGAACTTGATCGCCCAAAACCGCAGTGTCATATTGCCCATAATATTTGAAGCGCTGGAGAAGAACCTGAAGAGCCACTGGAACCAAGTGATCAACGGCCTCACAGCGAATGTGCGAAAGATGTTCGAAGACATGGACGGCAATCTCTTTGCACAGTGCCAAGAGAAGTACATTGAGGAAGAAGCAAAGGCCAACGCCTTGAAAGAGCAACGAGAGCTTGCATGGAGACAACTAGAAGCTAAAGCTAATGCTGCGGGAGAGAAGATGATTCTAGTCAATTAA